The following coding sequences lie in one Oryza brachyantha chromosome 10, ObraRS2, whole genome shotgun sequence genomic window:
- the LOC102721112 gene encoding homeobox-leucine zipper protein HOX1-like, giving the protein METMVHGRREQQRHVGLGLGLGLGLSLGVGAVDEQPCRGARVPSSAAPPPPSQECSWSGAGLFSSSSSDRRSTTMMTAMAACHDVEMPFLRGIDVNRAPAETTRPGLSCSEEDEETGASSPNSTLSSLSGKRGAPAAARTAAAGGSDDEDSGAGAGSRKKLRLSKDQAAVLEDTFKEHNTLNPKQKAALARQLGLKPRQVEVWFQNRRARTKLKQTEVDCELLKRCCETLTDENRRLHRELQELRALKLSPPHLFARAPPPTTLTMCPSCERLVSTTTTTTTTSAAAAAGDVAPARPTWFPHRPAAKRPPPS; this is encoded by the exons ATGGAGACGATGGTTCAtgggaggagggagcagcaGCGTCATGTTGGATTGGGCCTCGGGCTCGGGCTTGGGCTCAGCCTCGGCGTCGGTGCAGTCGACGAGCAGCCGTGCCGTGGCGCGCGCGTGCCGTCGTCcgctgctccgcctccgccgtcgcagGAGTGCAGCTggagcggcgccggcctcttttcctcctcttcctccg ATCGGAGGTCTACGACGATGatgacggcgatggcggcgtgCCACGACGTCGAGATGCCGTTCCTGCGGGGGATCGACGTGAACCGGGCGCCGGCGGAGACGACGAGGCCGGGGCTCAGCTGcagcgaggaggacgaggagacCGGCGCGTCCTCCCCCAACAGCACGCTCTCCAGCCTAAGCGGCAAGCGCGGCGCGCCAGCAGCGGCccggaccgccgccgccggaggcagcgacgacgaggactccggcgccggcgccggctcccGCAAGAAGCTCCGCCTCTCCAAGGACCAAGCCGCCGTCCTCGAGGACACCTTCAAAGAGCACAACACCCTCAACCCC aagcagaaggcggcgctggcgcggcAGCTGGGCCTGAAGCCGAGGCAGGTGGAGGTGTGGTTCCAGAACCGGAGGGCGAGGACGAAGCTGAAGCAGACGGAGGTGGACTGCGAGCTGCTCAAGCGCTGCTGCGAGACGCTCACCGACGAgaaccgccgcctccaccgcgaGCTGCAGGAGCTCCGCGCCCTCAAGCTCTCCCCGCCCCACCTCTTCGCCCGCGCCCCGCCTCCCACCACCCTCACCATGTGCCCCTCCTGCGAGCGCCTcgtctccaccaccaccaccaccaccaccacctccgccgccgccgccgccggcgacgtcgcccCCGCCCGGCCGACGTGGTTCCCCCacaggccggcggcgaagaggccgccgccgtcgtag